A portion of the Pan troglodytes isolate AG18354 chromosome 10, NHGRI_mPanTro3-v2.0_pri, whole genome shotgun sequence genome contains these proteins:
- the AICDA gene encoding single-stranded DNA cytosine deaminase isoform X1, which yields MNRKKFLYQFKNVRWAKGRRETYLCYVVKRRDSATSFSLDFGYLRNKNGCHVELLFLRYISDWDLDPGRCYRVTWFTSWSPCYDCARHVADFLRGNPNLSLRIFTARLYFCEDRKAEPEGLRRLHRAGVQIAIMTFKDYFYCWNTFVENHERTFKAWEGLHENSVRLSRQLRRILLPLYEVDDLRDAFRTLGL from the exons ATGAACCGGAAGAAGTTTCTTTACCAATTCAAAAATGTCCGCTGGGCTAAGGGTCGGCGTGAGACCTACCTGTGCTACGTAGTGAAGAGGCGGGACAGTGCTACATCCTTTTCACTGGACTTTGGTTATCTTCGCAATAAG aaCGGCTGCCACGTGGAATTGCTCTTCCTCCGCTACATCTCGGACTGGGACCTAGACCCTGGCCGCTGCTACCGCGTCACCTGGTTCACCTCCTGGAGCCCCTGCTACGACTGTGCCCGACATGTGGCCGACTTTCTGCGAGGGAACCCCAACCTCAGTCTGAGGATCTTCACCGCGCGCCTCTACTTCTGTGAGGACCGCAAGGCTGAGCCCGAGGGGCTGCGGCGGCTGCACCGCGCCGGGGTGCAAATAGCCATCATGACCTTCAAAG attatttttacTGCTGGAATACTTTTGTAGAAAACCATGAAAGGACTTTCAAAGCCTGGGAAGGGCTGCATGAAAATTCAGTTCGTCTCTCCAGACAGCTTCGGCGCATCCTTTTG CCCCTGTATGAGGTTGATGACTTACGAGACGCATTTCGTACTTTGGGACTTTGA
- the AICDA gene encoding single-stranded DNA cytosine deaminase, whose protein sequence is MDSLLMNRKKFLYQFKNVRWAKGRRETYLCYVVKRRDSATSFSLDFGYLRNKNGCHVELLFLRYISDWDLDPGRCYRVTWFTSWSPCYDCARHVADFLRGNPNLSLRIFTARLYFCEDRKAEPEGLRRLHRAGVQIAIMTFKDYFYCWNTFVENHERTFKAWEGLHENSVRLSRQLRRILLPLYEVDDLRDAFRTLGL, encoded by the exons CCTCTTGATGAACCGGAAGAAGTTTCTTTACCAATTCAAAAATGTCCGCTGGGCTAAGGGTCGGCGTGAGACCTACCTGTGCTACGTAGTGAAGAGGCGGGACAGTGCTACATCCTTTTCACTGGACTTTGGTTATCTTCGCAATAAG aaCGGCTGCCACGTGGAATTGCTCTTCCTCCGCTACATCTCGGACTGGGACCTAGACCCTGGCCGCTGCTACCGCGTCACCTGGTTCACCTCCTGGAGCCCCTGCTACGACTGTGCCCGACATGTGGCCGACTTTCTGCGAGGGAACCCCAACCTCAGTCTGAGGATCTTCACCGCGCGCCTCTACTTCTGTGAGGACCGCAAGGCTGAGCCCGAGGGGCTGCGGCGGCTGCACCGCGCCGGGGTGCAAATAGCCATCATGACCTTCAAAG attatttttacTGCTGGAATACTTTTGTAGAAAACCATGAAAGGACTTTCAAAGCCTGGGAAGGGCTGCATGAAAATTCAGTTCGTCTCTCCAGACAGCTTCGGCGCATCCTTTTG CCCCTGTATGAGGTTGATGACTTACGAGACGCATTTCGTACTTTGGGACTTTGA
- the AICDA gene encoding single-stranded DNA cytosine deaminase isoform X2: protein MDSLLMNRKKFLYQFKNVRWAKGRRETYLCYVVKRRDSATSFSLDFGYLRNKNGCHVELLFLRYISDWDLDPGRCYRVTWFTSWSPCYDCARHVADFLRGNPNLSLRIFTARLYFCEDRKAEPEGLRRLHRAGVQIAIMTFKENHERTFKAWEGLHENSVRLSRQLRRILLPLYEVDDLRDAFRTLGL from the exons CCTCTTGATGAACCGGAAGAAGTTTCTTTACCAATTCAAAAATGTCCGCTGGGCTAAGGGTCGGCGTGAGACCTACCTGTGCTACGTAGTGAAGAGGCGGGACAGTGCTACATCCTTTTCACTGGACTTTGGTTATCTTCGCAATAAG aaCGGCTGCCACGTGGAATTGCTCTTCCTCCGCTACATCTCGGACTGGGACCTAGACCCTGGCCGCTGCTACCGCGTCACCTGGTTCACCTCCTGGAGCCCCTGCTACGACTGTGCCCGACATGTGGCCGACTTTCTGCGAGGGAACCCCAACCTCAGTCTGAGGATCTTCACCGCGCGCCTCTACTTCTGTGAGGACCGCAAGGCTGAGCCCGAGGGGCTGCGGCGGCTGCACCGCGCCGGGGTGCAAATAGCCATCATGACCTTCAAAG AAAACCATGAAAGGACTTTCAAAGCCTGGGAAGGGCTGCATGAAAATTCAGTTCGTCTCTCCAGACAGCTTCGGCGCATCCTTTTG CCCCTGTATGAGGTTGATGACTTACGAGACGCATTTCGTACTTTGGGACTTTGA